One genomic window of Aquisalimonas sp. 2447 includes the following:
- a CDS encoding MFS transporter, whose product MREFNLGAAGLGSLSAFYFYTYVAMQVPTGILADRLGPRPLLGWGALIASAGALMFALAPSFAVAAAGRALIGASVAVAFVCMLKLAAHWLDARRFALASGMALCVGMIGAVSAGAPLRLGVDAFGWRPVMVIIGVATLMIAVLIAWFVREDPSAYGYRSHAPKDARPPENEGILQGILSVFRYRNSWLLVLIPGGVVGPLLTFAGLWGVPFLTRHYGMSANEAAVYTSALLLAWAAGGPAFGALADRMQRRKSVYLAGVIILLAGWLLVIQVPALPRVVLLGLLIVIGLASGAMIVSFAFGKESVPPHLAGTSAGLINMGVMVGPMTLQPLVGWLLERSWDGTRVDGTPVYSLTTYQWAFSAMLIWTAAAVVLLAFTRETFGQQQRGGSS is encoded by the coding sequence ATGCGCGAGTTCAACCTGGGTGCCGCAGGGCTTGGGAGCCTGTCGGCGTTCTATTTCTATACCTACGTCGCAATGCAGGTCCCGACCGGGATTCTCGCGGACCGCCTGGGACCTCGACCGCTGCTGGGCTGGGGCGCGCTGATTGCCTCTGCGGGCGCGCTCATGTTCGCCCTCGCTCCCAGTTTCGCGGTGGCCGCCGCCGGCCGGGCCCTGATTGGTGCCTCCGTCGCGGTGGCCTTCGTCTGCATGCTAAAGCTGGCTGCTCACTGGCTTGATGCGCGTCGCTTCGCTCTGGCCAGCGGCATGGCCCTTTGTGTCGGGATGATTGGTGCGGTGTCCGCCGGCGCGCCTCTGCGCCTGGGGGTCGATGCATTCGGCTGGCGGCCAGTGATGGTGATCATCGGTGTGGCCACGCTGATGATCGCCGTGCTTATCGCATGGTTCGTCCGCGAAGACCCGAGTGCGTACGGATATCGAAGCCATGCCCCGAAGGACGCCCGACCGCCGGAAAACGAAGGCATCCTTCAAGGCATTCTGAGCGTTTTCCGCTACCGCAATTCCTGGCTGCTGGTGTTGATCCCCGGGGGCGTAGTTGGCCCCTTGCTCACCTTCGCCGGTCTCTGGGGCGTTCCTTTCCTAACCAGGCACTATGGCATGTCCGCCAACGAAGCAGCCGTTTACACCTCGGCGCTGCTGCTGGCATGGGCCGCCGGAGGCCCCGCTTTCGGAGCGCTCGCCGATCGCATGCAAAGACGCAAGAGTGTCTACCTGGCGGGGGTGATTATCCTGCTCGCGGGCTGGCTCTTGGTCATTCAGGTCCCGGCGCTCCCGCGTGTCGTGTTGCTCGGTTTGCTGATCGTCATCGGCCTGGCCTCCGGCGCCATGATCGTCTCCTTCGCCTTTGGCAAGGAATCGGTCCCGCCCCATCTCGCCGGCACGAGCGCCGGCCTTATCAACATGGGTGTCATGGTAGGCCCGATGACCCTGCAGCCGCTTGTCGGCTGGCTCCTGGAGAGGTCCTGGGACGGCACCAGAGTCGACGGCACGCCCGTCTATTCACTCACCACATACCAGTGGGCCTTCAGCGCCATGCTGATCTGGACAGCAGCAGCCGTGGTCCTGCTTGCATTCACCCGGGAGACCTTCGGCCAGCAACAGCGTGGGGGCTCCTCATAA
- a CDS encoding fatty acid desaturase — translation MSVQASNIDTTDDPRAWRRLLSGYREPRIVRSVVEILITAIPFALLWGLTWLAVSAGHWVGLVLALPAAGFLVRLFMIQHDCGHGSFFRSRRANDWVGRVIGVFTLTPYDFWRHSHAIHHASSGNLDRPNVGGIDTLTVREYQALPRRQKLRYRLYRHPLVLFGIGPAYVFLLDQRLPVGFMRSGWMPWVSTMGTNAGIVLVAAGVIALVGVGDFLLVQLPITLLASAMGVWLFYVQHQFEDTYWERQDEWEFHEAAFHGSSYYALPGLLRWFSANIGVHHVHHLSSRIPSYRLREVLQDHPELRDVGRITFRQSLAGVPLALWDEDQRRLVSFKEAERTRAEGGHPLGGAEDLQTPRSMT, via the coding sequence ATGAGTGTACAAGCGTCGAATATCGACACCACGGACGACCCCCGGGCGTGGCGCCGCCTGCTGAGTGGCTATCGTGAACCCCGCATCGTGCGAAGCGTTGTGGAAATCCTCATTACGGCAATCCCGTTCGCGCTCCTGTGGGGGCTGACATGGCTTGCCGTGAGCGCAGGCCACTGGGTTGGGTTGGTGCTTGCCTTGCCGGCGGCAGGCTTCCTCGTGCGTTTGTTCATGATCCAGCATGATTGCGGCCACGGGTCGTTTTTCCGTTCTCGACGTGCCAACGACTGGGTTGGCCGGGTCATCGGGGTGTTTACGCTTACGCCGTATGATTTCTGGCGCCATAGCCATGCGATCCACCACGCTAGTTCCGGCAACCTGGACCGACCCAATGTCGGCGGTATCGATACGTTGACCGTGCGGGAGTACCAAGCGCTTCCAAGGCGTCAAAAGCTGCGCTATCGCTTGTACCGCCATCCACTGGTCCTGTTCGGGATCGGCCCGGCGTACGTGTTCTTGCTCGATCAGCGGCTACCGGTGGGTTTCATGCGCTCCGGGTGGATGCCGTGGGTGAGCACCATGGGCACGAATGCAGGCATCGTTCTGGTGGCGGCCGGCGTGATCGCGCTCGTTGGTGTCGGGGATTTTCTGCTCGTGCAGCTTCCCATTACGCTGCTTGCCTCGGCAATGGGGGTCTGGCTGTTCTATGTCCAGCACCAATTCGAAGATACCTACTGGGAGCGCCAGGACGAGTGGGAATTCCATGAGGCGGCCTTTCATGGGAGTTCGTACTACGCGTTGCCGGGCTTGCTGCGATGGTTCAGCGCCAACATCGGCGTGCACCATGTCCATCACCTGTCCAGTCGCATTCCGTCGTACCGGCTCCGTGAAGTGCTGCAGGACCATCCGGAACTCCGGGACGTGGGGCGCATCACCTTCCGCCAGAGCCTGGCGGGCGTACCGCTTGCCCTCTGGGATGAGGACCAGCGGCGCCTGGTCTCCTTCAAAGAGGCAGAGCGTACCCGCGCCGAGGGCGGACACCCCCTGGGCGGTGCTGAAGATCTCCAGACACCTCGTTCGATGACCTGA
- a CDS encoding cyclopropane-fatty-acyl-phospholipid synthase family protein, whose amino-acid sequence MPHDTEHTYVNERNPLAVPHGERVSSGPSAAPERWLTRRLYELVGSPALEVRLWDGSSVGSGDSTLAVEIMDRGALYELLRNPNLGYGDLYSTGRIEVHGELKEVMNILVRAVNEREGRKPAWLEWLWRDKPSIGADVSGARGNIHHHYDLGNEFYSLWLDHAAMQYTCAYFESPDNTLEQAQLAKLEHVCRKVRLQPGETVIEAGCGWGGLARYMAKQYGAKVRAFNISREQIEYAREQARREGLDHLVEYVEDDYRNISGSCDHFVSVGMLEHVGPANYEALAKVARRCLHPEGLGLIHTIGRNRPRPVNKWIEQRIFPGAYVPSAAELMTLFEYDDLSVLDVENLRLHYAQTLDNWLERFRVHRDWVAQQYDERFARAWELYLATSSATFTQGGMQLFQVVFAPARSNNVPRNRAHLYETTAAPREWADG is encoded by the coding sequence ATGCCGCACGATACAGAACACACCTATGTCAACGAGCGTAATCCTCTGGCGGTACCCCACGGCGAGCGCGTTTCCAGCGGGCCCTCGGCTGCACCGGAGCGTTGGCTGACCCGTCGGCTCTACGAGCTGGTGGGCTCACCAGCGTTGGAGGTACGCCTGTGGGACGGTTCGTCCGTTGGATCCGGCGACAGCACTCTGGCGGTCGAGATCATGGATCGCGGCGCCTTGTACGAGCTGCTTCGTAACCCGAACCTGGGCTACGGGGATCTCTACAGCACCGGGCGTATCGAGGTGCATGGCGAGCTCAAGGAAGTAATGAATATCCTGGTAAGAGCCGTGAATGAACGCGAAGGCCGCAAGCCTGCCTGGCTGGAGTGGCTCTGGCGCGATAAGCCGAGCATTGGCGCGGATGTTTCCGGGGCGCGGGGCAATATCCATCACCACTACGATTTGGGCAATGAGTTCTACAGTCTCTGGCTGGACCACGCGGCCATGCAGTATACCTGCGCCTATTTCGAAAGCCCCGACAACACCCTCGAGCAAGCGCAACTGGCCAAGCTGGAACACGTCTGTCGCAAGGTGCGGCTGCAGCCCGGCGAGACGGTCATCGAAGCCGGCTGTGGCTGGGGCGGGCTCGCACGCTACATGGCGAAGCAGTACGGGGCAAAGGTACGCGCATTCAACATATCCCGGGAGCAGATCGAGTATGCCCGCGAGCAGGCCCGTAGGGAGGGCCTGGACCATCTGGTTGAATACGTTGAGGACGACTACCGCAATATTTCCGGCTCCTGCGACCACTTCGTTTCGGTGGGTATGCTCGAGCACGTGGGACCCGCGAACTACGAGGCCTTGGCCAAGGTGGCGCGGCGCTGCCTGCATCCGGAGGGTCTGGGCCTGATCCATACCATCGGGCGTAATCGACCGCGGCCGGTTAACAAGTGGATCGAGCAGCGCATATTCCCGGGCGCCTATGTACCCAGCGCGGCGGAGCTTATGACGCTGTTCGAGTATGATGATCTTTCCGTGCTGGACGTGGAGAACCTACGGCTGCATTACGCGCAGACCCTGGATAACTGGCTGGAGCGTTTCCGGGTCCATCGGGACTGGGTGGCGCAACAGTACGACGAGCGCTTTGCTCGTGCCTGGGAGCTGTATCTGGCCACCTCCAGTGCCACCTTCACGCAGGGAGGGATGCAACTCTTCCAGGTTGTGTTCGCGCCGGCCCGGTCCAACAACGTACCCCGCAATCGCGCGCATCTATACGAAACCACGGCGGCGCCTCGGGAGTGGGCCGATGGATGA
- a CDS encoding NAD(P)/FAD-dependent oxidoreductase codes for MDEYDLIVVGGGPAGSSLAHALTHRGWRVLVMDKARFPRDKTCAGWVTPAVLESLDVNPETYGRDHVLQPIRSFRVGLMGQEPVETDHGEEPVSYGIRRCEFDNYLLERSGADMALGEKLHDLRRTEGAWVLNKRFRAAWLVGAGGHFCPVAARLGDGPGGYEQPVTAKEVEFEMTPEQQQRCRARGDTPELWFCRDLKGYGWVFRKEEYLNIGLGRQENHQLSVHLAEFVRFMQDAGRIPEDLPRRYKGHAYLLHGHARRPLTDDHCLLVGDAAGLAYDQSGEGIRPAVESSLLAADLLARLGDRPETVVAEYDRAIRARFGRRGDESGGVRLPEWLKATVAPPLMRTDWFTRKVVTEKWFLHTDVPLLHLSA; via the coding sequence ATGGATGAATACGACCTGATCGTTGTCGGAGGCGGACCCGCCGGCTCCAGTCTCGCCCACGCCCTCACCCACCGGGGCTGGCGGGTGCTGGTCATGGACAAGGCCCGGTTTCCCAGGGACAAGACGTGCGCGGGCTGGGTGACCCCGGCGGTGCTGGAGTCCCTCGACGTTAACCCTGAGACCTATGGCCGCGATCATGTGCTCCAGCCCATTCGTTCGTTTCGGGTGGGGTTGATGGGTCAGGAGCCCGTGGAGACTGATCACGGCGAGGAGCCGGTGAGCTACGGCATTCGTCGGTGTGAGTTCGACAATTATCTGCTAGAGCGCTCGGGAGCCGACATGGCGCTGGGCGAGAAGCTCCACGACCTGCGCCGCACGGAGGGGGCCTGGGTACTTAATAAACGTTTCCGGGCCGCCTGGCTAGTGGGCGCGGGGGGTCACTTCTGTCCCGTTGCCGCCCGTCTCGGAGACGGCCCGGGTGGGTACGAGCAGCCTGTGACCGCCAAGGAAGTGGAATTCGAAATGACGCCGGAGCAGCAGCAGCGCTGCCGGGCCCGAGGCGATACGCCGGAGCTGTGGTTCTGCCGGGACCTGAAGGGCTATGGCTGGGTGTTTCGCAAGGAGGAGTACCTTAATATCGGACTGGGCCGTCAGGAGAACCACCAGCTTTCGGTACACTTGGCAGAGTTCGTCCGGTTCATGCAGGACGCCGGGCGTATCCCGGAGGATCTGCCCAGGCGATACAAGGGGCACGCCTACCTGCTGCACGGCCACGCCCGTCGTCCACTGACCGACGACCATTGTCTGTTGGTCGGTGATGCCGCTGGCCTGGCCTATGACCAGAGCGGCGAGGGGATTCGCCCGGCGGTGGAATCCTCCTTGCTGGCGGCGGATCTGCTCGCACGCCTGGGAGATCGGCCGGAGACGGTGGTCGCGGAATACGATCGGGCCATTCGCGCTCGTTTCGGCCGGCGTGGCGACGAATCCGGTGGTGTGCGCTTGCCCGAATGGCTGAAAGCCACGGTGGCCCCCCCGTTGATGCGCACGGATTGGTTTACCCGGAAGGTGGTCACGGAGAAGTGGTTCCTCCACACCGACGTGCCGCTACTGCATCTCAGCGCCTAA
- a CDS encoding general glycosylation pathway protein has translation MNKTQGISDWIGRAVYGLISLSLGIISLTMMGVALWDIWLSIHGDTLLVTALLNAIGLIVIGMAVFDVSKFLLEEEVFSSSATKSPAKQRATLLKFLVIIAIAVNLEALVFVFDAGTKDITTLIYPTFLLIAAIFVVVGLGVYQKLTRDDDK, from the coding sequence ATGAATAAAACGCAAGGTATTTCTGATTGGATAGGGCGTGCTGTTTATGGACTCATCAGTTTAAGCTTGGGTATTATCAGTCTCACAATGATGGGTGTCGCCTTGTGGGATATATGGCTCTCGATACACGGAGACACCTTGCTCGTTACAGCCCTTCTTAATGCCATCGGCTTGATCGTGATTGGAATGGCTGTATTTGATGTTTCCAAGTTCTTGTTGGAGGAAGAAGTTTTTAGCAGCAGTGCCACGAAATCGCCCGCAAAACAGAGAGCGACTTTATTAAAGTTTCTCGTCATAATTGCTATTGCCGTAAACTTGGAAGCCCTCGTGTTCGTCTTTGACGCCGGGACAAAAGATATTACCACGTTGATCTATCCAACTTTTCTATTAATTGCAGCTATTTTTGTGGTGGTAGGTCTGGGCGTCTATCAGAAGTTGACTCGGGATGATGACAAGTAG
- a CDS encoding class I adenylate-forming enzyme family protein, producing MDAATLAQQPFMSVPELIRMHASRSPRSTAFIQDGQVVDYGELDTIVDQVAAALQRDGLAPGDIVSICAANSINYAVVFLGALRAGVVAAPLAPSATPESIADMIADAGTRHLFLDADNARALAPVADRIQSRWITLDDSDHGTPFREWLAPEGAEPGPVTIEPDWPFNIIYSSGTTGSPKGIVQPHRLRWGHIRRGLSPEYGIGPESVTLLSTPLYSNTTLVPFFQTIALGGALVLMAKFDAERYLQLAERHRVTHTILVPVQYQRLMDVPTFDDYDLSAFECKLCTSAPFRADLKADVLRRWPGRLIDNYGMTEGGGVCSLLAHRHPDKLHTVGQPVEGHDIRLIDDAGNEVAPGEPGEVVGHSPGLMLGYHNQPQKTAEAEWFAPDGRRFIRTGDIGRFDEDGFLMIIDRKKDMIISGGFNIYPADIEAVVRQHEDVGECSVVGVSSQRWGETPVAFVVPAAGRQPDPVAVREWANNRLGKTQRLADVVLRDALPHSAIGKVLKRELRETYEM from the coding sequence ATGGATGCGGCCACCCTTGCCCAGCAACCCTTCATGAGCGTGCCGGAACTCATCCGCATGCACGCTTCCCGGAGCCCCCGCTCAACGGCGTTCATCCAGGATGGCCAGGTCGTCGACTACGGCGAACTGGACACCATCGTTGACCAGGTGGCTGCCGCCCTGCAGCGCGACGGTCTCGCACCCGGCGACATCGTCAGTATCTGCGCGGCCAATTCCATCAACTATGCCGTGGTATTTCTCGGAGCCCTGCGGGCAGGCGTGGTGGCAGCGCCGCTGGCGCCATCGGCAACCCCTGAGAGCATTGCTGACATGATCGCCGACGCCGGGACACGCCACCTGTTCCTGGACGCCGACAACGCCCGGGCCCTGGCGCCGGTGGCCGACCGCATCCAGTCACGGTGGATCACCCTGGACGACTCCGACCACGGGACGCCGTTCCGGGAATGGCTGGCACCGGAAGGGGCAGAGCCCGGACCCGTTACCATCGAGCCTGACTGGCCGTTCAACATCATCTACTCCTCCGGCACCACCGGCAGCCCGAAGGGGATCGTCCAGCCCCATCGCCTGCGCTGGGGACACATCCGCCGGGGTCTGTCGCCGGAGTACGGCATCGGCCCCGAGAGCGTCACCCTGCTTTCCACGCCGTTGTACTCCAACACCACACTGGTGCCTTTCTTCCAGACCATCGCTCTGGGCGGCGCCCTGGTGCTCATGGCCAAGTTCGACGCGGAACGCTACCTGCAACTGGCGGAGCGCCACCGGGTCACCCATACCATTCTGGTGCCGGTGCAGTACCAGCGGCTCATGGACGTGCCCACGTTCGACGACTACGACCTCTCCGCCTTCGAGTGCAAGCTCTGCACCAGCGCGCCGTTCCGCGCCGATCTCAAGGCGGATGTGCTGCGCCGCTGGCCCGGGCGGCTCATCGACAACTACGGCATGACTGAGGGCGGCGGCGTCTGCAGCCTGCTCGCCCACCGGCACCCGGACAAGCTGCACACCGTCGGCCAGCCCGTGGAAGGCCACGACATCCGCCTGATCGATGATGCCGGCAACGAGGTGGCACCGGGTGAACCCGGGGAAGTGGTCGGCCACTCGCCCGGATTGATGCTCGGCTATCACAACCAGCCGCAGAAAACCGCCGAGGCAGAGTGGTTCGCACCGGATGGCCGGCGTTTCATCCGCACGGGGGATATCGGCCGCTTCGACGAGGACGGCTTCCTGATGATCATCGACCGCAAGAAGGACATGATCATCTCCGGCGGCTTCAACATCTATCCCGCCGACATCGAGGCCGTGGTGCGCCAGCACGAGGACGTCGGCGAGTGCTCGGTGGTGGGGGTGAGCTCGCAGCGCTGGGGCGAGACCCCGGTGGCATTCGTGGTGCCCGCGGCGGGCCGCCAGCCGGACCCCGTGGCCGTGCGTGAATGGGCCAACAACCGCCTGGGTAAAACCCAGCGCCTGGCGGACGTGGTGTTGCGCGACGCCCTGCCCCACTCGGCCATCGGCAAGGTCCTCAAGCGGGAGCTGCGCGAGACGTACGAAATGTGA